The DNA window CCACCACATGTTCGATGTTATTACCGAATCAATAAAACACAGTTCCTTCAAAGAATGTCCCACCCTTCTTTGAACAACCGTTCTTTCTCTACGTCTTTTTCTAACAAGACTGGGTTTGTAGGTTGGTATTTGCGTAAGCTTGAAACTTACCCGGTTATCACTAAGAGCATTACTTCCTCGCTTATTTACACAGCTGCTGATTTCACTTCACAGGTATTAAACACTCACATCCATGGTTATAGTTATATCATATTTCTTGCTGCAATTAACCCCGAGAGTATGCTTCTCTCAAGGTCTCAGTTTCCAATCCCGTTGGTACTTGGTTGGTACTTGCTTAATAATATTATGGATCTTGCTAACTTGTTGTGCACTAAGGGCACAAGTTAAGGAATCTAAAACTTGAAATTTATCATTCAAAAATggataacaaaataataataatagctgaAACTGAATATTAGATTTGATAAAAAAGGACAGAGACTAACTTATTGATTTATTCGTGTTAGATGATTACATTACCCTCTTATGCTTCATATGATTTTAAAAGGACATCACGCATGGCAATGTATGGGTTGCTATTCTTGGGGCCATCGCAGCATATGTGGTTTAATTTTCTGTCCAAAATTTTACCCAAGAGAGATGTGAATAcaactttgaagaaaatttttatgGGGCAAGCTGTATTTGGTCCTATCAGCAATACTGTTTTCTTCTCCTATAATGGTGCTTTACAAggtaattttcttattttaaatgtTGACTTTTTTTAACTCTTCACTCCCATATAATACATGATTTTCTggtaatttattttgttttctttgttccTATATAATTTGTTTGGATTTGAATACTCTGAAGTGAGGATACTCATGACATTGATGTCGGGTATCACTTAGTAAAACAAAATGAACATAGAGACCAAAAGTAGTCATTATAAACACCGAGGAACCAAATGCTAAACACATAATAAACAGGGGcgtaaatataaaatgatataattcgAGACTTAACAAcaaatttaaatcttaattatgCATGGAACAAGTGTGCAGTATATCTATAATACTtgttattttaaaagaaatacgGTCATTAATCGGCGATTCTCTTTGTTTCTGGTTTAAAGGTTATTGGTGATGCTGAATTACCATTTTGATGCCAATATCAGGTGACAGCGGGCCTGAAATTATTGCCAGACTGAAGCGGGATCTTCTTCCTACGTTATTAGGCGGTGCCATGTTTTGGCCTATTTGTGATTTTGTCACCTTTAGATTCATTGCAGTCCATTTACAGGTTTGTTAGAACATAATTTTCTGTTATAACTTCAATTCTAATCAGTATCTTCAACTCAGCAGTtacctatgaagcacggacacaggAAACACAACACCAACACTGACACATCGATATCGAAATCAGTGTCGATGTCGATTTCGGACACGCACACTGACACAAACACACCTGAGATGTTGATGTTACATAGGCCCAGTTACTCTCTAGCTTTTTAGCTAATGTATCTTATCTCTTTCATGATTGCTGCAGCCACTGATGAATAGTTCCTGTGCATATGTGTGGACCATTTATTTAACTTACATGGCAAACCGAAACTTGACTGAAGCTTAGGTCTTGGTTTGTATATAAATATTAAGTGTTCTCGAGCAATCTTCTATTAGATGGAATTATCTGCAAGTTTATAAATTCTGTATCAATTTGGCATTCGattattaatttttgtatatAGCCAAGACTTCATTTTCATAGTTTCCCTCTTTAATATGAATTGAGTACTTTGTTGACATGTCTGGTTTCTTTGATAAATGTAGAGGTAAATTAAATAGTATTAAAGCCATGTTGTCGTAAGATAATTGGAATATAATTGGAATGCTTGCTTTTCGCATTCATGTGAATGACCGCGGGCCCTTTTTCGAACAAAATGAACCTCCATCTTAATATGCTTGGTGTGTTGGTGTTGCACAGAATTACTAGAAAGAGAGATAGACACTACCATTGTCACAATACACCAAGTAGTATGAGGAATGAGAAAATGGAACTTCAGGAGAAGATTGTGAATCCAACACGATTCGGAGACAACATTGGCAACACCCCTATATTCGGCTTCAACACTAGAACACAAGAGAGTAGATTGTCTTTTGGAAGACCAAGAAATAAGGTTGTCATATAGGAAAAATACAATAATCAGGTGTAGAACGTCTAGTGTCAAGACATCTGTTCCAATCAACGTCAGTGTAAGAGATACGCTTTGTAATGGGGGATGGTGATAATGTAATTTAAAATGTATGATGCCTTGAACTTAGCAAAAAATGCGTTTGAGAGCAAACATGTGTTTTGTGCTAGGTGCATGCATGTGAAGACAAACTTgttgaattgcatatgatatgtcAGGTCGAGAGAAGGCGAGGTACTGTAAAGTCCCGACAATATTTCGATATAGTGAGAGATCCTCATAAGGAGTGCCATAGGAGATGTCGAGTTTCTGCTTAGTGTCGACAGGAGTGGTTGGCGGTTTGCAGGATATCATGCCATCACGTTCGATGCTCCATGAGGCATAAGTGCTTTTACAGAAAAAGATGCCACTAAAGTAATGAGATACTAAAATACCCAGAAAATAACTTAGGGGCCTAGATCAGCATCACAAACTTAGATGCTAAAAATGACATAATTGATTTGCGAATGATCTGAGTGAAGGTAATAAGGatgatgtcatccacatatagaAGAATGTAGGTTATGTCAGAACTTTGTTGATATATGAAGGAGTGGTCTGATGTGTTATGGCAGAAACCAATGGTGGTGACATAGTCAGCAAAGCGTTGATATAATGCTCTGGGTGCTTGCTTGAGACCATAAAGTGACATCTTCAAACGACTGACATAATCTGGATGATAGGAGTTGGGGAAACCCAATGGCTGATGCTTGTAGCCAGTCTCATGAAGATCAACATGTAAAAAGACATTTTCGACATCTAGGTAATGAATGGGTCATGATTTGGATAAAGAAATTGTGAGCATTGTTCCAATGGTAGCAGGTTTCACCACCGGGCTGAAAGTCTCATCACAATCCACACCTGCAACTTGTGGCCTATCATCACCTACAAAACGAGCCTTATAATGCTAAAAAGAGACATCCGAATTTTTCTTATGTCTACAAATTTACATACATCGAATAAGATTTGCATCACAAGGTTGTGGAACTAAATCCAACGTTTTATTTCTAATAAGAGCATCCAATTCACATTGCATTGCGGATTTTCAATTTGGGTCAAATAAGGCTAGCTTAGGGTTTTTAGGTATGGGATAGATGGTATGGTTAGGTAGAGAAACTGATAAGGTGAATATCTTGTGGGGTTTGACAGTGCCTTTCATGCTACAGATGGTGTGGTCCGTATAGGTGGATGTGGATTTGGTTGGATTGGTGGTAGTGAGGGACAAGAGGTCGCAGTTGGTGAGCTAGTCGGGGAGGGATCATAGAGTGGTGGTTGGTTTATTCGGTGAAGAGATCCATCTAGGAGCTGAATCTGAATCATACTTAGGCATAGAAGAGGTATTTTCCGGCTTATCTCGATCTGATTTAACTTATTCTTTATTTGAGATTCTTGAAAAGCATTAAGAACTTCAGATCaaattcaagaaactgaaaaaaggTCTATGAATATGTTTCTGAAGAACACATTAAGCTTAAGGAAGAATTCTCCATTTTAAATGAAGAAAACATTTCTCTTAAGAATGGAAACTCCACTCTCAAAAGTATGAGTTCTAAACTTGATAAGAAAATTCCTCCCAGAGTTTCTGAAAGTACTGATGATGTCATAAGCAAGTATGACAAGGCTTTCCAAAAATGTATAGCTAGAAGCATAAGTAGAAGCATGTTGGCTTCGATGATCTATGGAGTTATCGGAAACGGGACCAGAGGCATTGGTTATGACTCTGAGCAAGAGGCTAAACTAAATGTTCTCCACTCTCATTTTGTTTCTGGTGGTTGTGTGTCTAAGGAGAATACTCCTCCTAAACCAAAGGTAAAACCAATAGCTAAAAATTGCCACTTTAATACATTCAAATATGTTTATTCCGCTCTCAAACTCAAAGTTGTCAAAAAACTCTGGGAAgactaacaaaaaaggacccaagaaattatgggtacctaATAAACAAATAAtctatgttgcagatatccttagtaGCAAAGTTGAGACACCAGTCATGGTACTTAGACCCTGGCTGCTCATGACACGTGACAGAAAGAAGACATATGTTCCAAAGCCTTGGAACTTAAGCATGGAGGCGTAGTAGGTTTCAGAGGTGATCAGAAAGggaaaatcattggctctggaacaaTTAGTAATGGTTCTCTCCCTTCCATTACTAATGTTttgcttgttgaaggattaaTGCATAATTTATTGTCTATAAGCCaattaagtgataatggttatgatattCTCTTTGATCAAAACTCATGTAAAGTtgttagtcaaaaggatggctctaTCCTATTCATTGGCAAGAGGAaaaaacaacatctataagattagACTTTTTGATCTTAAAGAACAAAATGTAAAATTTCTTATGTCTGTTAACGAAGAGCAATGGATTTGACATAAACGATTGGGCTATGTTAGCTTGATAAGAATCTCTAAGTTGACCAATCTTAATTTAGTTAGAGGCTTGCCTAATCTGAAGTTCTCTTCAACGGCTCCTTGTGAAGCATCCCAGAAAGGCAAGTTTTCTAAAACCTCGCTCAAggctaaaaatgttgtttctaattCTAGGCCTTTGGAGCTTATGCACATTGACTTGTTTGGACAAGTGAAAATTGCTTCTGTCAATGGTATGAAGTATTGAttagtcattgttgatgattacaGTCGATGGACTTGGGTTAAATTTCTTAGACACAAGGATGAATCACATTTTGTGTTCACCACCTTCTGTACTCAAGTGCAAAATAAAAAAGACTCTAAAATTGTCAGAGTCAtgagtgatcatggtggcgaataaCAGTTTTTGAAGCGGTTTGATGACAATTtcatttcccatgatttctcccgccctagaactccacagtaaAATGAGGGTTGTAGAGAGGAAGAATATGAATTTGCAAGAGATAGTCAGAACCGTGATCAACGAGACTAACATGGGAAAGCACTTCTGGGTAGAGGTTGTGTTGCACAActtgttacattcagaatagaatctccatcgAACCTATTCTAGGTaaaactccttatgaattgtggaagaataagaaatctaatatttcatatttttattcatttggaTGTAATTGTTTTAATCTGAACACTAAGGAGAATcttaacaagtttgattctaaagcacataaATGTATCATGTTAGGATACTCTCAATGCacaaaaggctatagagtatatcACACTAAGACAcgtattgttgaagaatcaattcatgttagatttgatgataaacttgacCTTGAAAAGTTAAAGCTAGTTGAGAAATATATAGATATGGAGATTACCTATTCAGGATCTGAAGGTAATGAAGCTGTTGCAAAAGAACAAGAGGTAAAGGACTCTGGAGATGTTCAACTAGAAGTTGTTGCAGTCCAAACCCCTTTGAGGAAGCGCAGATCTAGATCATCACATTCTAAAGAATTGATTCGGGTGATAAGACTGATCCTGTCAGCACAAGAAAGCCATTTAAACCATCTGAAGATACTCTTCTGGGTTTGGTGTCCGTCACAGAACCGTTATCTGTAGGTGAAGCGTTTCTGGACACATATTGGATTTtggctatgcaagaagaattaagtTAATTCTCAGTCAATGATGTGTGGGATCTGGTGCCTAGAACCAAAGGAACTCATGTGATTAGAACCAAATGGGTCTATAAGAACAAGCTAAACGAAAAAGGAGAAGTGCTAAGAAAcaagcaagaaggaattgactatacatCAACCTTTGCACCAGTTGTCAAGTTAGAGTTTATTCATCTTTTAATTGCGTTGTTGTAAATCATAACATCATCTTATATCAGATGTATGTTCAGAGTGCATTTCTGAATGGTTACATAATAGAGGAAGTGTATGTACACCAACCTCATGGTTTcgaaaatcataaaaatccaaattaCGCTTTTAAACTCAAGAAATTATTGTACggtctgaaacaagctcccaaggcttggtatgaaagattaagcaactttaatttagaaaatgatttagCCAGAGGAAAGATTGATACCACGTTGTTCTATAAATCAGTAAAAAATGACATTCTGGTAGTACaggtatatgttgatgatattatattttattctGGTAATGCTGCTTTGTGCAACGAATTGTCTAAGTCTATTCAGGAAGAATTCAAGACGAgtctgatgggagaactcaattTTTTTCCTaggaattcaaatcaatcaaGGCTCGGAAGAAACCTTCGTTCATCAGAGCAAATACACTATGAAACTTTTAAAGAAATTTGATCTGTCAGATCGTAAGACGGCTAAAATCCCTATGAATCCTACTTGAATTCTTGATAAAGGTGAAGTAAGTAGTAAGGTTGATCAAAAGTTATtcagaggtatgataggttcttgtcgcacgctcgcgaaaatgataaacagagtcgccaccaatatatttatcccaaagagggaaaggaatatcagaaaacctggaataaggaaaggataagaaaaaggtctttcgaccagagatagggtacgggagtcggttacgcgaggggaaggtgctagcacccctcacgcccatcgtactcgatggtatccacctatgtttgttgctatctaaagggtgtataaatctatagcttaatactaagggaatgcatgcaaatgaaagaaaaagaaacacggggaaaataaggtttttaaataattgtgctcgcttaggccccgcgacctaatgcctacgtatccttttcaggaatcagagcgtcgtagttcggctcatatgtttttgtttgtttttgtgttttttagttgggcggagttaacgcttgcgctcttgcataaggggacatcctaggatgcaatggagcggagataacgatgcccttaagaaaggagagaaggagagagagtttgagtgtttcgaggaaatcccttaagcaagggaaactcgagttactctttggtttgtgttttttagaagttgggaacttacgcttgaatgggacccttaagcaagggagatccaagcactcgaacattcccttaagcaagggatgtttcaaggttccattccctttttaagaattttcactttgattattaatgttttaagtgttttctttgtattttttatggggatttttattcaagtatttattaatgttttatggttgtaaaaggaaaaaaagaaatgaaaatagggAACTAGttctaatttctaaatctatgttgtggatattctaaaagaaaaatagggaggaaAAAGCAATTAAATGGATTAAAACCAACATCAAGGACCAAgggcattttagacatttcacaatggaaaatattcacaaaacaattagaaaatcacacaaactataaaggaaattaatcacaaacaatttcattttttatttaatagagaaattaatttgaattaataaaagaagactattatctatttatggttttttttttgtatgaaaaactatttattaaaattctataaaaatgctaattaaaagtcacttaaaagaaatttaaaaaaaactagttggtaggaaaattatttttgttgttttttatctaaaagaaaaaaaacaattaatcaatcaaagagaataaaaaaaaaactatttttattacctagtttggtgagggaggagagagagagtagagagagagaagggggagagagagagagagagggggagagagagagagtttgaacgtttcaagtggcacccttaagcaagggagactcaagttgttcctctcttcttttttttcttcttttatgtgaatgtatgtgcttctatttatattgccaatgattggattgtgatttggattcttgaatgtgggacttgaaaaatgtagtttgcaacacaccttttccatttctccaatgtgggacttgcaccatcaccttttttcattttttcaatgtgggactctaacttgtgttgtatgttgcaattgctctttttcttcatgctatggtgctcactttagacacttatatctcaagccatgggtggtcaaatgatgcaagaatggtgtcatatcaaagagggcatgggatagaacaagattggtgttgaaaatatctcaggataaggcttagaaatatgagaaaaatggccttgaactcatgcaaccatcactgcacacgcccagcagcatGCAGTCCCGTGCGTATGGCCAAAttgtgactctgcgagggtggtactttgagcctctctatctcgatcaatacatgtccaaaatcagtgatactggtctcattggatagaggacatggcaaagaatagtttagaactgggcttgtttaagatagagacttgtggagggagaaagaggccttgacatttggcccgccacgtgtttgctgaaatgcgttgcgtgcccagaattctgtgtcatggctgcctgcagagtttggtcagggttggggcaccactttgaaggcttgtatctcactcaatatttgtccaattgtcccaattcttgtttcaatggatagaggagatggcaaggaagagattgttaccaagtttgcattcatagcacttctgtagagctctaaaagtggctggagatttggcacgccatgtgtttgttaaaatgccgggtcatgacctgccttgtgacctggattgtgccttgatttaaatgagttttcagaaactccacaccacttcaactcttcatacaagcttcaaataaaaaagtgtccaactacaaagttgttctcctccatgagaggaagaactttgatgttggaaatttctccgaaAAATGTCGTTTGCCATGTGTaattcagtgctgaagtggactgcccaacaagattcgaaacacccaaaaaatttctaagtgttgaaaattgccttttttgtcattttttctatttttggcagctttttgtcaaactcccgattttatccattctttgacttttcttgcccgattttccaccaaaaatcaatatttgaataattcctctgattctgacccaaaagtcaactgttccgatttttccgactattgatgaaattcccgattaaacctcttccaatcgaatccagtcaaacaaaccccTCCACAAGGTCAggatgagaagttttccacacataggagccattcccgattaaatgttgaccataaagtcaactggttgactttggtcaaagaaaccctgatttaacgaaccagatgatttgcaagcttgcactcttcaatcaatgtcCTGAttcgaagcagagagacaccccaatctaggaggacttgaatgaacatagagccacatgattatacctcagtcttccttgttctccgatcaaacttctttgcaatagagctctttctttgctagccttttgaatagtaccaatgatacgactgcatgaatgtgagttatggcctaagtgatgtatgtacatgaaccataagccatatgagtagggtaggacaaatttggggtatgacagctctCTATCATATTTGATTGCTTCTAGACCTAACAtattattcagtgtatgcttgtgtgctcgCTTTCAATCACATACTAGAGAATCTTAGTTAACTACTGTTAAGAGAATTTTtgggtatctgaaaggtactactaaccttGGTTTGTGCTATAGTAAATCAAGTGAATACAagttagtaggattttgtgatgctgattatgctggggATAAACTAGAGAGAAAAAGCACTTATGGAAGCTGCCAGTTTCTGGGAGATAATTTGATCTCATGGTCCAACAAGAGACACTCAACAATAGCACTCTCAACTACAAAAGCTGAGTACATCTCTGTATCTGGATGCAACACACAGATGCTCTTGATGAAGGGTCAGCTGGAAGACTtccaaatatatgagagtaacattccgaTTTTATGTGATAATACTTATGTTATTTCTTTATCCAAGAATCTCATTTTAGATTTCTAGGGCTAaatatattgagattaaacatcactttatacGAGATTATGTTCAGAAAGGAGTTATATCTTTAAAATTCATATATACAgatcatcaatgggctgatatttttacaaaacccctCGCTGAAGATAGATTCGTTTTCATTCTGAAGAACCTTAACATGGTGTCATGTTCACAATGAAAAGATGAAATTTCATAATGTTCAAACTCTCAGAATGAGAAAATGAGACCCTGAggcatttattttatttgttatttataaGATTTGAGACTTTTGAAAAATGAAGTTCTCATGTATCAGAATTGTCCTAGGTCAGaaatttttgaagaaatttttttgtttt is part of the Vicia villosa cultivar HV-30 ecotype Madison, WI linkage group LG2, Vvil1.0, whole genome shotgun sequence genome and encodes:
- the LOC131647512 gene encoding uncharacterized protein LOC131647512, whose product is MPKRLFLDLSTTFRHCPPHVRCYYRINKTQFLQRMSHPSLNNRSFSTSFSNKTGFVGWYLRKLETYPVITKSITSSLIYTAADFTSQMITLPSYASYDFKRTSRMAMYGLLFLGPSQHMWFNFLSKILPKRDVNTTLKKIFMGQAVFGPISNTVFFSYNGALQGDSGPEIIARLKRDLLPTLLGGAMFWPICDFVTFRFIAVHLQPLMNSSCAYVWTIYLTYMANRNLTEA